The following proteins come from a genomic window of Heyndrickxia acidicola:
- a CDS encoding MBL fold metallo-hydrolase, which yields MHWRQIPLGILQTNCYLLYNEKKDCVIFDPGAEGKKLLSFLKKERFNPLAILLTHAHFDHIGAVDEIRDEYQIPVYVHKKEAGWLGNSAVNGSAHFVPNHPVTAKPADKFISEEGVFEVGPFSLEVFETPGHSPGSVSYYSKELEVVFAGDTLFKEGIGRTDLVDGNAEQLLRSIHDKLLSLPEETYVLPGHGPVTTVQDEMDGNPFLNGY from the coding sequence ATGCATTGGAGACAGATACCATTAGGAATACTGCAAACAAATTGTTATCTTTTGTATAACGAAAAAAAGGATTGTGTTATTTTTGATCCTGGTGCAGAAGGAAAAAAGCTTCTTTCTTTTTTAAAAAAGGAAAGGTTTAATCCTCTTGCCATCCTCTTAACCCATGCTCATTTTGATCATATAGGAGCTGTAGATGAGATACGGGATGAATATCAAATCCCTGTATATGTACATAAAAAGGAAGCAGGGTGGCTTGGGAATTCTGCGGTTAATGGTTCTGCCCATTTTGTTCCGAATCACCCTGTGACGGCTAAACCAGCTGATAAGTTCATTTCGGAAGAAGGAGTTTTTGAGGTCGGTCCATTTTCACTTGAGGTTTTTGAAACTCCAGGACATTCACCAGGAAGTGTTTCCTACTATTCTAAAGAATTAGAGGTAGTTTTTGCGGGAGATACTCTGTTCAAAGAGGGGATCGGCAGGACAGACCTTGTGGATGGCAATGCGGAGCAGCTGCTCAGAAGCATTCATGACAAACTGCTGTCTCTTCCTGAAGAAACCTATGTTTTACCGGGGCACGGCCCTGTTACGACAGTCCAGGATGAAATGGACGGCAATCCGTTTTTAAATGGGTATTAA
- the comGA gene encoding competence type IV pilus ATPase ComGA: MSIEKVADLILSQALKHSATDIHIIPRSSDYLVQFRLYGRLSPHRNIPVPIGERLIAHFKFVALMDISEKRRPQSGAFQLELHEQLIALRISTLPTSTSKESLVIRILPQKNTLTVQQISLFPTISKKLISLLKHSHGMIIFTGPTGSGKTTTMYTLVEHCAKELKRNVITLEDPVEKQSEQFLQVQVNEKAGITYSSGLKAILRHDPDIILVGEIRDSETAKIAVRAALTGHLVLTTLHARDARGAVYRLLEFGVKWYEIEQTVIAASAQRLVTMLCPYCGEHCSAFCPNKRRMKRTAVYELLHGKALQNVIKEANGESSQYYYPTLKEYLRKGIALGYISKNEFDRWIHEMEKTETPQ, from the coding sequence ATGTCCATAGAAAAAGTTGCTGATCTCATACTCAGCCAGGCTCTGAAGCATAGTGCAACGGATATTCACATTATTCCAAGAAGCAGTGATTACCTCGTACAATTTCGTTTATATGGACGGCTTTCTCCCCATCGTAATATTCCGGTCCCAATAGGTGAAAGACTGATAGCGCATTTTAAGTTTGTAGCACTGATGGATATCAGCGAAAAAAGAAGGCCTCAAAGCGGCGCATTTCAGCTGGAACTTCATGAGCAGCTTATTGCATTGCGAATTTCAACTCTTCCTACATCCACATCGAAAGAAAGCCTTGTCATTCGAATTCTTCCTCAAAAAAACACACTTACTGTCCAGCAAATCTCTTTATTTCCAACCATCTCAAAAAAGCTGATTTCTCTTTTAAAGCATTCCCATGGAATGATTATTTTTACAGGTCCTACTGGCAGCGGTAAAACTACCACTATGTATACGCTTGTTGAGCACTGTGCTAAAGAATTAAAGAGAAATGTAATTACTTTGGAGGACCCCGTTGAAAAACAAAGCGAGCAGTTTTTGCAGGTTCAAGTAAATGAAAAGGCGGGCATTACGTACAGTTCGGGATTGAAAGCCATCTTACGTCATGATCCCGACATCATACTGGTAGGGGAAATCAGAGATTCAGAAACTGCCAAAATTGCCGTCAGGGCAGCACTTACGGGTCACTTAGTATTGACAACGCTTCATGCCAGAGATGCAAGGGGAGCTGTATATCGTTTATTGGAATTTGGAGTAAAATGGTATGAGATTGAGCAAACGGTTATTGCAGCGAGTGCACAGAGGCTTGTTACAATGCTTTGTCCTTATTGCGGCGAGCACTGCTCTGCCTTCTGCCCAAATAAAAGAAGGATGAAAAGGACAGCGGTTTATGAACTGCTCCATGGAAAGGCGCTGCAAAATGTCATTAAAGAAGCGAATGGTGAAAGCAGTCAATATTATTATCCAACTCTAAAGGAATACTTACGAAAGGGGATAGCACTTGGCTATATTTCTAAAAACGAATTTGATCGCTGGATTCACGAAATGGAAAAAACGGAAACCCCTCAATGA
- a CDS encoding YqzE family protein, translated as MSTNDYIKYITQTFVQHYSVPKSERKQKRIQKKEEKPPFLLNWFGLLPYAFLMLLKRK; from the coding sequence GTGTCGACAAATGACTATATTAAATATATTACACAAACATTCGTGCAGCATTATAGCGTCCCAAAATCTGAACGAAAACAAAAAAGAATTCAGAAAAAAGAGGAGAAGCCTCCATTTCTGCTCAATTGGTTTGGGCTATTGCCTTACGCTTTTCTAATGTTACTGAAACGAAAGTAG
- a CDS encoding ROK family glucokinase, translating to MEKNILIGVDLGGTTTKMALIHDGGEIFHKWEIPTDVSDNGNNILEDIAKSIDEKLNYFKTSKESVAGIGMGAPGPVNLETGVIYEAVNLGWKDNFPLAEKLGSLTGLPVAVDNDANCAAIGEMWKGAGLGSKNLVCVTLGTGVGGGVIVNGDIVHGIRGAAGEIGHITVKPENGYLCNCGNTGCLETIASATGIVRAAYDKMKETKAESVLNKLIDEKGGMTSKLIFDSARDGDALAKEIIDEITSYLGLALANVGNVLNPEYIVIGGGVSAAGETLLRPLQYHFEKFAFTTVAKSTKLVLATLGNDAGVIGAAWLVKNKL from the coding sequence TTGGAGAAGAACATCTTAATTGGGGTAGATTTAGGTGGCACAACCACAAAAATGGCACTTATCCATGATGGGGGTGAAATTTTTCATAAATGGGAGATTCCTACTGATGTTTCTGATAACGGAAATAATATCCTTGAGGATATTGCTAAATCCATTGATGAAAAATTAAACTATTTTAAGACATCTAAAGAAAGTGTTGCTGGAATTGGGATGGGAGCACCTGGACCAGTAAATCTTGAAACAGGAGTCATTTATGAAGCAGTAAATCTTGGCTGGAAAGATAATTTTCCTCTTGCTGAAAAGCTTGGCAGCTTAACGGGTTTGCCTGTAGCTGTAGATAATGATGCAAATTGTGCAGCAATAGGGGAAATGTGGAAAGGGGCAGGCCTTGGATCTAAAAATCTCGTTTGCGTGACTTTAGGAACCGGTGTTGGCGGCGGTGTTATCGTTAACGGAGATATTGTTCATGGAATTAGAGGTGCAGCAGGGGAAATCGGTCATATTACTGTAAAGCCGGAAAATGGATACCTTTGTAATTGCGGGAATACTGGATGTCTTGAAACTATTGCATCTGCAACAGGCATCGTACGTGCTGCCTACGATAAAATGAAGGAAACGAAGGCTGAAAGTGTACTAAACAAACTAATCGATGAAAAAGGCGGAATGACATCAAAGCTTATTTTTGATTCTGCACGAGATGGAGATGCATTAGCTAAAGAAATTATTGATGAAATTACTTCTTATTTAGGTCTTGCGCTTGCAAACGTCGGCAATGTATTAAATCCGGAATATATCGTGATCGGCGGAGGAGTATCAGCAGCAGGAGAAACGTTATTAAGGCCGCTTCAATACCATTTTGAGAAGTTTGCTTTTACAACGGTTGCAAAGTCCACAAAGCTGGTTTTGGCTACACTTGGCAATGATGCAGGTGTAATTGGTGCAGCATGGCTTGTGAAAAATAAACTATAG
- the comGB gene encoding competence type IV pilus assembly protein ComGB: MAIFLKTNLIAGFTKWKKRKPLNEQGNFLTRLGEMLENGFSISEAIDFYSRLDGRSRLVTENIVAELHNGVPIHEILFREHFDQNACIQIFFADKHGYMSEALIGAGDYLRKKARDRKTVVKLLQYPLILIIILFFVMILLKNLLLPQFNNLYQSMGYNSSRNIHFLIDFLKNTPIYVLLFTLFLLVCLLISHLYFRKKSPIEKAEWLSRIPIFQFYYKLYISQFLAREWSFLLRSGFSINEVLRHMKNQSFRPLLRDTAETVMNRLQLGEPFSVILSDVRFIEKEFTMVVKHGEKNGRMDHELLYYSQFSFVRMEEKLQKIFRSLQPAIFIVIGLMIVAVYISILYPMFQMIDAV; encoded by the coding sequence TTGGCTATATTTCTAAAAACGAATTTGATCGCTGGATTCACGAAATGGAAAAAACGGAAACCCCTCAATGAACAGGGAAATTTTTTAACAAGGCTGGGAGAAATGCTTGAAAATGGCTTTTCCATATCAGAAGCGATTGACTTTTATAGCAGGTTGGATGGCCGCAGCCGCCTTGTTACAGAAAATATTGTGGCAGAGCTCCATAATGGAGTGCCAATCCACGAAATATTATTTCGGGAGCATTTTGATCAGAATGCATGCATTCAAATTTTCTTTGCAGATAAGCACGGTTATATGTCAGAAGCTCTCATTGGTGCAGGGGACTATTTAAGAAAAAAGGCCCGGGATCGCAAAACCGTTGTGAAGCTGCTGCAATATCCTCTTATTTTAATCATTATTTTATTTTTTGTCATGATTTTACTGAAAAATTTGCTTCTGCCTCAATTTAATAATCTTTATCAATCCATGGGCTACAATTCTTCCCGCAATATCCACTTCTTAATTGACTTTCTAAAGAACACTCCAATCTATGTACTGCTTTTCACTCTCTTTTTGCTGGTTTGCCTTCTTATTAGCCACCTGTATTTCCGCAAAAAAAGTCCGATTGAAAAAGCTGAGTGGCTTTCAAGAATTCCAATATTTCAATTTTATTACAAGCTGTATATTAGTCAGTTTCTCGCACGGGAGTGGAGTTTCCTCTTAAGAAGCGGATTTTCCATTAACGAAGTGCTCCGCCATATGAAGAATCAAAGCTTCCGCCCTTTATTAAGGGATACGGCAGAAACAGTAATGAATCGTTTGCAGCTCGGGGAACCATTCTCCGTCATTCTCTCTGATGTTCGCTTTATCGAAAAGGAATTTACCATGGTTGTCAAGCACGGAGAAAAAAATGGAAGAATGGATCATGAATTGCTTTATTACAGCCAGTTCAGCTTTGTAAGAATGGAAGAAAAGCTACAAAAAATTTTTCGAAGTCTGCAGCCTGCCATTTTCATTGTGATTGGATTAATGATTGTTGCTGTTTATATTTCGATTCTTTATCCCATGTTTCAAATGATTGATGCAGTCTAA
- the comGG gene encoding competence type IV pilus minor pilin ComGG: MKSERGFIFPLTLIFVSLSIAIVLSAVQIYMAEKRFSYETLSYYHQNSMALLTIKKQMEEVESSRIPPGGRVSFGRDSVFYSTQQEGGDVYKFSLDIHYGQNNEIFTDVLYNRKQKRLYNWVVK; this comes from the coding sequence TTGAAAAGTGAGAGAGGTTTTATCTTTCCTTTAACACTTATCTTCGTTAGTCTTTCGATTGCCATTGTCCTTTCTGCAGTGCAGATTTATATGGCTGAGAAACGTTTTTCTTATGAGACATTGAGTTATTATCATCAAAACAGCATGGCTCTGTTAACAATCAAGAAGCAAATGGAGGAGGTAGAGAGCAGCAGGATTCCCCCAGGCGGAAGAGTGTCATTTGGACGTGATTCAGTATTTTACTCTACTCAGCAGGAGGGAGGGGATGTATACAAATTTTCTTTAGATATTCATTATGGCCAAAACAATGAAATTTTCACGGATGTACTTTATAATAGAAAACAAAAACGACTTTATAATTGGGTGGTTAAATGA
- the comGC gene encoding competence type IV pilus major pilin ComGC, translating to MKNEKGFTLIEMLVVLMIITVLLFLAIPNISKHSQTINKKGCDAFIEMVQGQTDTYEMDYHSWPASASQLKDEGYLTKTVCPNGNSVKIDSTGHVSEDTSN from the coding sequence TTGAAAAATGAAAAAGGTTTTACGTTGATTGAAATGCTTGTTGTTTTAATGATTATTACGGTGTTGCTCTTTTTGGCAATACCCAATATATCAAAACACAGCCAAACTATTAATAAAAAAGGATGCGATGCATTCATTGAGATGGTGCAGGGACAAACCGACACATATGAAATGGATTACCATTCATGGCCGGCAAGTGCAAGTCAATTAAAAGATGAAGGCTATTTGACCAAGACCGTGTGCCCGAATGGGAACAGCGTAAAAATCGATTCAACGGGCCATGTAAGTGAGGATACCTCTAATTGA
- the comGF gene encoding competence type IV pilus minor pilin ComGF produces the protein MKIFKNVWKQVSNQDGFTLVESILTMMTAAMILSFYPLIIQAFKQMDRAFAPEENYEWNLFVIEMRQEIMYSTDYIAGKSQLKLTVKGAEVSYEQYANSIRRRVENTGHEVVLQKVDTVSFLPDSAGFNVLVTFQDGREREAHIAICAFEPSSSPIGKTIEKAGSSIEK, from the coding sequence ATGAAGATTTTCAAGAATGTATGGAAACAGGTTTCTAATCAAGACGGCTTTACGTTAGTAGAAAGTATCCTTACAATGATGACTGCAGCCATGATATTAAGCTTTTACCCTCTTATTATCCAGGCATTTAAACAAATGGACCGTGCTTTTGCCCCTGAAGAAAATTATGAATGGAATCTTTTTGTGATTGAGATGAGGCAGGAAATAATGTATAGCACGGATTACATTGCGGGCAAATCCCAATTAAAGCTCACAGTAAAGGGTGCGGAGGTATCCTATGAACAATATGCCAATAGCATAAGACGGAGAGTGGAGAATACTGGGCATGAGGTTGTATTGCAAAAGGTAGATACTGTATCTTTCCTTCCGGATTCAGCTGGTTTTAATGTTTTGGTGACGTTTCAGGATGGGCGCGAACGGGAAGCACATATAGCGATTTGTGCTTTTGAACCAAGCAGCAGCCCAATCGGGAAAACAATAGAAAAGGCAGGGAGCAGCATTGAAAAGTGA
- a CDS encoding YqhG family protein → MQQEEIHQYLEKYFHANQCEFLENKAGYLTVQLTIDLDKELMNRPFYWHYLEKTGGMPNPMKLTLITDSNKADETIKGEALHFGAPRLHQIFQSTKKFAHYIRLYEEDVLQKERQKSLFPWLGLNLKVSYQCDRKRDVFRSFGLNLINGVLVEEFQTHLEGKTLSPKIPDLYFTLSPIIMPKSGVMRIEKFLQTEITNEDASWAESAIQRWEEDLALLNHFYEDMDEKPEAFEIEKQALREQYEPKIHIEIINGGLFYLIDSHIPQQN, encoded by the coding sequence GTGCAGCAGGAGGAAATTCATCAATATCTTGAAAAATATTTTCATGCCAATCAATGTGAATTTCTCGAGAATAAGGCGGGTTACTTAACCGTTCAATTAACGATTGATTTAGATAAGGAATTAATGAACCGTCCTTTTTACTGGCATTATCTTGAAAAGACAGGAGGAATGCCCAACCCTATGAAGCTGACCCTCATAACGGACAGTAACAAAGCCGATGAGACAATAAAGGGGGAGGCACTTCATTTTGGTGCTCCGCGTCTTCATCAAATTTTTCAGTCAACCAAAAAATTTGCCCATTATATTCGTTTATACGAGGAAGACGTTCTTCAAAAAGAAAGGCAGAAATCTTTATTTCCCTGGCTTGGATTGAACTTGAAAGTATCCTATCAATGTGACCGTAAACGGGATGTTTTCCGTTCTTTTGGTTTAAATTTGATTAATGGTGTTTTAGTCGAAGAATTCCAAACACACCTTGAAGGGAAAACACTATCTCCCAAAATTCCGGATCTTTATTTTACCTTGAGTCCGATTATTATGCCTAAGAGCGGTGTGATGCGAATAGAAAAATTTTTACAAACAGAAATCACCAATGAAGATGCCTCATGGGCAGAATCCGCCATTCAAAGATGGGAAGAAGATTTGGCATTATTGAACCATTTTTACGAGGATATGGATGAAAAGCCGGAAGCCTTCGAAATAGAAAAGCAGGCTTTAAGAGAGCAATATGAGCCTAAAATTCACATTGAAATTATTAATGGCGGTTTATTTTATCTTATAGACAGCCATATTCCGCAGCAGAATTAA
- a CDS encoding type II secretion system protein: MFHNEKGFTLAESLLAFGFLLIVTVTLFPILFKMMLQLEQSKKLTTAERFLYQAIERAVMSDDTKDQSIKEDKTEYTTYFIQDQRGERACVKYEDFQECMETGF, translated from the coding sequence GTGTTTCATAATGAAAAAGGCTTTACGCTGGCAGAAAGCTTGCTGGCTTTTGGATTTCTTCTCATTGTGACTGTTACCCTATTTCCTATCCTGTTTAAAATGATGCTTCAGCTCGAGCAATCAAAAAAGCTGACAACGGCAGAGCGATTTTTATATCAAGCCATTGAAAGAGCGGTCATGTCTGATGATACGAAGGATCAAAGCATTAAAGAGGATAAAACTGAATATACCACTTATTTTATTCAGGACCAAAGAGGGGAAAGGGCATGTGTAAAGTATGAAGATTTTCAAGAATGTATGGAAACAGGTTTCTAA
- a CDS encoding DUF2759 domain-containing protein, translated as MGTVIIFALVTLLAIFGTVSSIRKKNLLGAAFGLITLGIFGWFTVMTVIYSGYPATTI; from the coding sequence TTGGGGACAGTCATTATTTTTGCTTTAGTGACGCTATTGGCGATTTTTGGTACAGTCAGTTCTATTAGAAAGAAAAATCTCCTTGGAGCAGCTTTCGGACTCATCACTTTGGGAATTTTCGGCTGGTTCACTGTCATGACCGTAATTTATTCCGGATATCCGGCAACTACCATTTAA
- a CDS encoding YqgQ family protein — protein sequence MRTLYDVQQLLKRFGIIIYLGDRIADLELMEWELKEMYQSNMIDIMDYQKARLIIRNEIQKEKDKRN from the coding sequence ATGAGAACGTTATACGATGTCCAGCAGTTGTTAAAAAGGTTCGGAATCATCATCTATCTGGGTGATCGTATAGCCGATTTAGAACTAATGGAATGGGAATTAAAAGAAATGTACCAATCAAATATGATAGACATTATGGACTATCAGAAAGCACGTTTAATTATAAGAAACGAGATACAAAAAGAAAAAGATAAAAGAAATTGA
- a CDS encoding shikimate kinase, whose product MAPIYLIGFMGAGKTTVGKALSQSLGYPAADLDELIEKDENQKISAMFSLFGEEYFRNKETEKLIETREFNGILATGGGIILKEENRKWLKENGLTVFLKCPPEVAIDRIMGDPDRPNAVNRSFTELKELYLAREPFYENCAHIIIDTSLDSVEDTVGKIMDRLNK is encoded by the coding sequence ATGGCCCCTATCTATTTAATAGGTTTTATGGGAGCAGGAAAAACAACTGTCGGAAAGGCTCTTTCTCAATCTCTTGGGTACCCTGCAGCTGATTTGGATGAGTTGATTGAAAAAGATGAAAACCAAAAGATATCAGCAATGTTTTCGCTTTTTGGAGAAGAATATTTTCGGAACAAGGAAACAGAAAAACTGATAGAGACGCGAGAATTTAATGGCATTCTTGCCACCGGCGGCGGTATCATTCTGAAAGAAGAGAACAGAAAATGGCTTAAAGAAAATGGTTTGACCGTTTTTTTGAAGTGTCCTCCTGAAGTGGCCATTGATAGAATCATGGGCGATCCTGACAGACCGAATGCCGTAAATCGATCCTTTACGGAGCTTAAGGAGCTTTATCTAGCGAGAGAGCCTTTTTATGAAAATTGTGCACATATCATTATTGATACTTCTTTGGACAGCGTAGAAGATACGGTCGGAAAAATTATGGATCGTTTAAATAAATAA
- the comGD gene encoding competence type IV pilus minor pilin ComGD — translation MTILRSRKGFTLIEMLVVLSVTVILISLGGLSFKPLSFMMDRKMFISQLEADLYYAQSYAINRRIEVYVQFYAEAGRYVATDSNHVRIIDRTFSPSTKILSGTNLTAFSITPDGNISRFGTMYFKAGNEKIKLVVNIGRGRFSVS, via the coding sequence ATGACCATTTTAAGGTCCAGAAAAGGCTTTACTCTCATTGAAATGCTTGTCGTTCTCTCGGTAACTGTCATTCTCATTTCCTTGGGGGGACTAAGTTTTAAACCCTTATCGTTTATGATGGATAGAAAAATGTTTATTTCTCAGCTGGAGGCAGATCTATATTATGCCCAGTCGTATGCAATAAACAGGAGGATAGAGGTGTATGTTCAATTCTATGCCGAAGCAGGCAGGTATGTAGCCACGGATTCTAACCATGTCCGAATCATAGACCGTACTTTCTCACCAAGTACCAAAATCTTATCGGGGACCAATTTAACGGCTTTCTCCATTACACCTGACGGAAATATAAGCCGATTTGGGACCATGTATTTTAAAGCTGGAAATGAAAAGATAAAGCTTGTTGTGAACATAGGAAGGGGGAGGTTCAGTGTTTCATAA
- a CDS encoding rhomboid family intramembrane serine protease, translating to MENRQVDFLFWRIVHYFIIEKEYRLIQMSEDQQEIWLENQSNRNAQMVRILRYDLDWGNWMKRDIQQIGVQAENIRRHFGKRDFQMLNLYVSMYPPVDDFEDTLKQPLELDKGRTRVHSILFASDRLSESTKRLSILMKDQLAFSLKENYEDIDIQMIKRTALSHAANQVQEERQLFEFGKPLFTYIFLFIQVVVYFSMTVAGGDTTQNLIRFGAKVNPLIIDGQWWRFFTPIFLHVSIIHLLMNSLALYYLGPTIEKIFGRSRFLWIYLFAGFTGSLASFLFSNSISAGASGAIFGCFGALLYLGAVYPKLFFRTMGRDVIVVIIINLVFGFTAGGIDNFGHIGGLAGGFLAAAIVHFPKKRKLSTQLAALVITGVITLWMLFIGYHGAANTL from the coding sequence TTGGAGAACAGGCAAGTTGATTTTTTATTCTGGAGGATTGTACATTACTTTATCATAGAGAAGGAATATCGTCTCATTCAAATGAGTGAAGACCAACAAGAGATTTGGCTGGAAAATCAATCAAATCGAAATGCTCAAATGGTTCGTATACTGAGATATGATTTGGATTGGGGAAACTGGATGAAACGGGATATTCAGCAAATCGGTGTACAGGCTGAAAACATACGCAGACACTTTGGCAAGCGTGATTTCCAGATGCTGAATCTTTATGTAAGCATGTACCCTCCAGTGGACGATTTTGAAGATACACTAAAGCAGCCTTTAGAATTAGATAAGGGCAGGACGAGGGTTCACTCCATCTTATTTGCAAGTGACCGGCTGTCCGAAAGTACAAAACGCTTGTCCATATTAATGAAGGACCAGCTGGCCTTTTCTTTGAAGGAGAATTATGAGGACATCGATATTCAAATGATTAAGCGGACTGCTTTATCCCACGCGGCGAATCAGGTGCAGGAAGAGCGGCAGCTGTTTGAGTTTGGAAAACCGCTGTTTACCTACATTTTCTTGTTTATCCAGGTGGTTGTTTATTTTAGTATGACAGTTGCAGGCGGAGACACGACGCAAAATTTGATCCGCTTTGGTGCTAAAGTGAATCCTCTGATAATAGACGGTCAGTGGTGGCGCTTTTTTACTCCGATTTTTTTACATGTAAGTATTATACATCTTCTAATGAACTCTCTTGCTTTGTATTATCTGGGGCCAACAATTGAAAAAATCTTCGGCAGAAGCCGCTTTTTGTGGATTTACCTGTTTGCCGGCTTCACGGGATCTCTTGCAAGCTTTTTATTCAGCAACAGTATTTCGGCTGGTGCCAGCGGGGCTATCTTTGGATGCTTTGGGGCCTTGCTTTACCTTGGAGCCGTCTATCCTAAGCTTTTCTTTAGAACAATGGGAAGAGATGTAATTGTTGTAATCATAATCAATTTAGTATTTGGTTTTACTGCAGGCGGTATCGATAACTTTGGCCATATTGGCGGACTGGCTGGCGGGTTTCTTGCTGCAGCGATTGTTCACTTCCCTAAAAAAAGGAAGTTGTCTACGCAGCTTGCTGCTCTGGTTATCACGGGGGTTATCACGCTTTGGATGCTTTTTATCGGTTATCATGGGGCAGCCAATACATTATAA
- a CDS encoding DUF2626 domain-containing protein, producing MDRMYRVLGFWTGIFTVMFYIGGMKETALIFLGQTGFFVLLSYLKLSERMYLYIFGAYLTIFFAGFTYYTTFLLVPSIGE from the coding sequence ATGGATCGCATGTACAGAGTACTGGGGTTTTGGACCGGTATTTTTACTGTCATGTTTTACATTGGGGGCATGAAAGAAACGGCCTTGATATTTCTTGGCCAAACAGGCTTTTTTGTATTACTGAGCTATCTAAAACTGTCAGAACGTATGTATTTGTACATCTTCGGTGCATATTTAACGATTTTCTTCGCTGGGTTTACATATTACACAACGTTTTTACTTGTGCCGAGTATAGGGGAATAG